The genomic DNA TTATTTATCAGGAACAACTGATTTATCACAAGGTCTCTGTGACACGGATGTTCCAAATCTTACAGTTATTGAGTCTGGTCAGGTTTCTCCAAACCCAACAGCGCTGTTACAGAGTAAGAATTTTGAAAATTTGATTACAACTTTGCGCCGTTACTATGATTATGTCATTGTTGATGCGCCACCTCTTGGTTTGGTTATCGATGCTGCGATTATTGCACAGAAGTGTGATGCGACTGTCTTGGTTGCAGAAGCAGGAACTGTTAAACGTAAGGCTGTTCGCAAGGTAAAAGAACAGTTGGAGCAAACAGGAACTCCATTCCTAGGTGTTATTTTGAACAAATACGATGTATCCATTGAGAAATATGGTTCCTACGGAAATTATGGTTCCTATGGAGATTATGGAAAAAAGTAAGTCAATCGAGTGAGGGGGGATTAAAATGACGAGCTTGTTGAACAGTCAGCGAGTGAGGTTAGCGTTAGTTGAGCTATTTGCGGTGATTAGCGCTGTTTCAGTTGCACTCATGTTCCCTGACTCAGATTTAAGAAAATCAGATGTGTTCTTGATTATCCTTCTTCACTTCTTTTCCTATGTTATTTCAAATATGCCTAATGATTTTCGGACACGCGGTTATTTGAAGGAATTTGAAAAGGTACTTTATTACAGCATTGTCTTTGCGTTGTTGCTGACATTTACCTCTTTTATGCTAGAAGAGCAGTTTATGATTTCACGCAGAGGTGTCTTCTATTTCTTGACAATCAATGCTGTTTCCGTCTATGCAATCAATAGCATTGCTAAGTGGTTTGATAGAGATCTAGAGTTTCTCTTTCATAAGGAAAAGAAAATCATGCTTGTAACCATTGCCGAACGTTGGCCAGCCTTGTTAGAAACCTTCCAAAAGGATGGGAAAAAGCTGGAGCATGTAGTTGGATTGGTTCTGCTTGATGGAAGCGATTTGCAAATCACAGAAGATATACCTGTCATTGCCGAAGAAGATTCTATTGACTTTGCAACGAGACAGGTTGTGGATAGTGTTTTTATTGACCTGCCTCATGACATTTACGATTTGAACTACTGGGTTTCACAGTATGAAACCATGGGAATTGAAGTGAATGTTAACCTGAATATCTTTGATTTTGACACCATCAGCCGAAAGAAAATTCAGACCTTTGGCAGCTACAATGTGGTCACTTTCTCTACAAAGTTTTACAAACCAAGCCACGTCTTTTATAAGCGGTTATTGGATATTGTTGGGGCTTTAGTAGGTTTGGTTCTTTGTGGTTTAGTTTCAATTGTTATTGCTCCGTTTATTATGAAAGACGGAGGGCCGCTTATCTTTTCACAAGATCGAGTTGGCCGAAATGGGCGTATCTTCAAGTTTTATAAATTCCGTTCGATGTATATTGATGCTGAGGAACGGAAGAAAGAACTGATGAAACACAACCAAATGCAGGGGGGAATGTTTAAAATGGACAACGATCCCCGCATTACTCCGATCGGTCACTTTATCCGAAAAACAAGTTTGGATGAATTGCCACAGTTCTTTAATGTACTGAAGGGAGAGATGAGTTTGGTGGGAACGCGTCCGCCAACCGTCGATGAGTACGAGAACTATACGCCAAGCCAAAAAAGGCGGCTGAGCTTTAAACCTGGTATTACAGGTCTATGGCAAGTCAGTGGTAGAAGTTCGATAACGAACTTTGATGATGTCGTGAAACTGGATTTAGCCTATATTGATAACTGGACAATCTGGTCTGATATTAAGATTATTTTGAAAACCATTAAAGTTGTATTTTTAAAAGAAGGTGCTAAGTAAGAGCGCGGGAGAAAAATGAAAAAATCTGTTTACATCATAGGCTCTAAAGGGATTCCTGCAAAATATGGCGGTTTTGAAACCTTTGTCGAAAAACTGATCGAATACCAAGTGAGCAAAGAGATTCAATACTATGTTGCTTGTATGCGGGAAAACTCAGCAAAATCTGGTATTACAGCAGATACGTTTGAACACAATGGTGCAACTTGTTTTAACGTTGATGTTCCCAACATTGGACCAGCTAGGGCTATCTATTATGAT from Streptococcus oriscaviae includes the following:
- a CDS encoding sugar transferase, with the protein product MTSLLNSQRVRLALVELFAVISAVSVALMFPDSDLRKSDVFLIILLHFFSYVISNMPNDFRTRGYLKEFEKVLYYSIVFALLLTFTSFMLEEQFMISRRGVFYFLTINAVSVYAINSIAKWFDRDLEFLFHKEKKIMLVTIAERWPALLETFQKDGKKLEHVVGLVLLDGSDLQITEDIPVIAEEDSIDFATRQVVDSVFIDLPHDIYDLNYWVSQYETMGIEVNVNLNIFDFDTISRKKIQTFGSYNVVTFSTKFYKPSHVFYKRLLDIVGALVGLVLCGLVSIVIAPFIMKDGGPLIFSQDRVGRNGRIFKFYKFRSMYIDAEERKKELMKHNQMQGGMFKMDNDPRITPIGHFIRKTSLDELPQFFNVLKGEMSLVGTRPPTVDEYENYTPSQKRRLSFKPGITGLWQVSGRSSITNFDDVVKLDLAYIDNWTIWSDIKIILKTIKVVFLKEGAK
- a CDS encoding tyrosine-protein kinase; this translates as MAILELARNKKQLVQRTEEYFNAIRTNIQLSGEGIKVVGITSVQPNEGKSTTAANLAIAYARAGYKTVLVDADIRNSVMSGFFKPMAKITGLTDYLSGTTDLSQGLCDTDVPNLTVIESGQVSPNPTALLQSKNFENLITTLRRYYDYVIVDAPPLGLVIDAAIIAQKCDATVLVAEAGTVKRKAVRKVKEQLEQTGTPFLGVILNKYDVSIEKYGSYGNYGSYGDYGKK